Proteins encoded in a region of the Marinomonas maritima genome:
- the ppsA gene encoding phosphoenolpyruvate synthase produces MSKFIKWFKDLHMEDVGEVGGKNASLGEMISNLTDLGIQVPNGFATTSYAYQTFITESGLDEKIHQTLGALDVDDVHALAKTGAQIRQWIEDATFSTEFDQEIEAAFAVLCEDNADDTSFAVRSSATAEDLPDASFAGQQETYLNVKGLADIKASVKRVFASLFNDRAISYRVHQGFEHQGVSLSAGIQKMVRSDIGASGVLFTLDTESGFDEVVFITAAYGLGEMVVQGTVNPDEYYVHKPTLAANRPAVVRKSLGSKAQKMEYADVGGDDEFVKIVPVALDDQNRFALTNDEIEDLARQACIIESHYQRPMDIEWAKDGIDGKIYIVQARPETVRSQGNAQSMERYNLKQTSSVMITGRAIGHKIGTGKVKVLSSIAEMDRIEPGDILVTDITDPDWEPIMKRASAIVTNRGGRTCHAAIIARELGIPAVVGCGDATDVLKDGQSVTVSCAQGDMGFVYQGELPFDIITSEVGNMPELPVKIMMNVGNPNRAFDFAMLPNAGIGLARLEFIINRMIGIHPKALLNYTDMTPALQEEIDHRIAGYNSPVEFYVDKLVEGVATLACSFSSKPVIVRLSDFKSNEYHNLVGGPLFEPDEENPMLGFRGAARYIDASFRDCFALECEAIRRVRNVMGLTNVQIMIPFVRTLEEAQQVTELLAEQGLARGENGLKVIMMCELPSNALLADEFLQYFDGFSIGSNDLTQLTLGLDRDSGLIADKFDERNPAVKKLLKMAITACREQGKYVGICGQGPSDHADFADWLVAQGIESMSLNPDTVIETWLHLDEVLKSTSLNKNVI; encoded by the coding sequence GTGAGCAAGTTTATTAAGTGGTTTAAAGATCTTCATATGGAAGATGTCGGTGAAGTTGGCGGCAAAAACGCCTCTTTGGGAGAAATGATTTCTAACCTGACAGACCTAGGTATTCAAGTACCAAACGGTTTCGCAACCACTTCCTATGCTTATCAAACGTTTATAACAGAAAGTGGCCTAGACGAAAAAATTCACCAAACACTTGGCGCTTTGGACGTAGACGACGTTCACGCGCTTGCGAAAACCGGTGCACAAATTCGCCAATGGATTGAAGACGCTACCTTCTCGACTGAATTTGACCAAGAAATCGAAGCCGCTTTCGCCGTTTTATGTGAAGACAACGCCGACGATACCTCGTTCGCGGTTCGCTCATCCGCGACCGCAGAAGATTTACCAGACGCTTCTTTCGCTGGTCAGCAAGAAACTTACTTAAACGTCAAAGGATTGGCAGACATCAAAGCCTCCGTCAAACGCGTTTTTGCATCCCTCTTTAACGATCGCGCTATTTCATACCGTGTACACCAAGGCTTCGAACACCAAGGCGTGTCTTTGTCCGCTGGTATTCAAAAAATGGTGCGCAGTGACATTGGCGCTTCCGGTGTACTTTTCACCCTAGACACAGAATCTGGTTTTGACGAAGTCGTTTTCATCACGGCAGCGTACGGTTTAGGCGAAATGGTTGTACAAGGTACAGTCAATCCAGATGAATACTACGTTCACAAGCCAACACTTGCAGCGAACCGCCCTGCCGTTGTCCGTAAGAGCCTAGGCAGCAAAGCACAAAAAATGGAATACGCCGACGTCGGCGGCGATGACGAATTTGTCAAAATCGTGCCAGTCGCTTTAGATGATCAAAATCGTTTCGCACTCACCAATGATGAGATTGAAGACCTTGCTCGCCAAGCGTGCATCATCGAAAGCCATTACCAACGTCCGATGGACATTGAATGGGCAAAAGATGGCATCGACGGCAAGATCTACATTGTTCAGGCTCGACCAGAAACCGTACGCAGCCAAGGCAACGCCCAAAGCATGGAGCGTTACAACCTAAAACAAACATCTAGCGTAATGATCACTGGTCGCGCCATTGGTCACAAGATCGGCACAGGGAAAGTCAAAGTATTGTCTTCAATTGCCGAAATGGATCGTATTGAACCAGGCGATATATTAGTAACCGATATTACCGACCCAGATTGGGAACCGATCATGAAGCGCGCTTCTGCGATTGTCACCAATCGTGGCGGACGCACTTGTCACGCGGCCATTATTGCACGCGAACTCGGCATTCCGGCTGTGGTTGGCTGTGGCGACGCGACAGACGTGTTAAAAGATGGACAAAGCGTGACCGTCTCTTGTGCACAAGGTGACATGGGCTTTGTTTACCAAGGCGAATTACCATTCGACATCATCACTTCTGAAGTCGGCAACATGCCAGAGCTACCGGTCAAAATCATGATGAACGTCGGCAATCCAAACCGCGCCTTCGACTTTGCCATGCTACCCAATGCGGGTATTGGCTTGGCTCGATTGGAATTCATCATCAACCGCATGATCGGCATTCACCCGAAAGCGCTATTGAACTACACAGACATGACACCTGCTTTACAAGAAGAAATCGACCACCGAATCGCGGGTTACAACAGCCCAGTGGAATTCTACGTCGATAAACTCGTCGAAGGCGTAGCCACATTGGCGTGTTCTTTCTCCAGCAAGCCAGTCATCGTGCGTTTGTCTGACTTTAAGTCAAACGAATACCACAACCTTGTCGGCGGTCCGTTGTTTGAACCAGACGAAGAAAATCCAATGCTTGGTTTCCGTGGTGCGGCGCGCTACATAGATGCGTCATTCCGCGATTGCTTCGCCCTAGAATGTGAAGCCATCCGTCGCGTTCGTAACGTCATGGGACTGACCAATGTACAAATCATGATTCCGTTTGTGCGTACCTTAGAAGAAGCACAGCAAGTCACCGAGCTTCTAGCAGAACAAGGTTTGGCTCGTGGCGAAAACGGATTAAAAGTCATTATGATGTGCGAATTACCATCCAACGCATTATTAGCGGATGAATTCCTACAATACTTCGATGGCTTCTCTATCGGCTCAAACGATTTAACCCAATTGACGCTAGGGCTAGACCGCGACTCTGGATTGATCGCTGACAAGTTCGACGAACGCAATCCTGCCGTCAAAAAACTGCTAAAAATGGCGATTACCGCCTGTCGCGAACAAGGTAAATACGTTGGTATCTGTGGCCAAGGTCCATCCGACCACGCCGATTTTGCTGACTGGTTAGTGGCTCAGGGAATCGAAAGCATGTCCCTTAACCCAGATACCGTGATCGAAACATGGTTACATTTGGATGAAGTGTTAAAAAGCACATCACTAAATAAAAATGTTATTTAA
- a CDS encoding pyruvate, water dikinase regulatory protein — translation MKVYFVSDGTAITAEVFGSAMLSFFDVAVETKSVPFLTTKDQAEGLKQQINLEVQQGIALLVFYTISDIAIRDIVQSCDCHCYNLFGDLLLPIEKALGVKAQPTARKAHGMKEGVYDGRIDAINYALANDDGASIKNFDQADIILLGVSRSGKTPTSLYLAMQYGIKAANYPITEDDFSSPGLPKVLKDHKKKLFGLTIDAQRLHEIRTGRMAASKYASSRQCRYEVDEVESLYRQERIPFLNSTKLSVEEISTKVMAEMNLVRHRQ, via the coding sequence ATGAAAGTGTATTTTGTCTCAGATGGGACTGCGATCACGGCAGAGGTGTTTGGCTCGGCAATGTTGTCGTTTTTTGATGTGGCAGTAGAAACAAAAAGCGTGCCTTTTTTGACCACTAAAGATCAGGCTGAAGGATTAAAGCAGCAGATTAACTTGGAAGTGCAGCAAGGTATTGCGTTGTTGGTTTTTTATACTATTTCAGATATAGCCATTCGAGATATTGTCCAATCTTGTGATTGTCACTGTTACAATTTATTTGGCGATTTACTGCTGCCTATTGAAAAAGCCTTAGGGGTTAAAGCACAACCCACTGCGCGAAAAGCACATGGTATGAAAGAAGGGGTTTATGATGGGCGTATAGATGCCATCAACTATGCGCTGGCAAACGATGACGGCGCATCCATCAAAAATTTCGATCAAGCGGACATTATTTTACTGGGTGTCTCTCGCTCTGGAAAAACACCGACCAGTTTGTATTTAGCCATGCAATACGGCATTAAAGCGGCAAACTACCCGATTACCGAAGATGATTTTTCTTCTCCAGGTTTGCCCAAGGTGCTAAAAGACCACAAGAAAAAACTGTTTGGATTGACCATAGACGCTCAGCGTTTGCATGAAATTCGTACAGGCCGTATGGCGGCGAGTAAATACGCGTCTTCTCGTCAATGTCGTTATGAGGTAGACGAAGTGGAGTCCTTGTATCGCCAAGAGCGCATTCCTTTTTTGAACTCGACAAAACTGTCTGTGGAAGAAATTTCCACCAAAGTGATGGCAGAAATGAATTTGGTGCGTCACAGACAGTAA
- the rnr gene encoding ribonuclease R: MQREASKYDNPVPSREFILEFLATQNKSMGHFDLCAAFSLTGEDEIEALRRRLIAMCRDSQLTSNQNDEYTPILESDLIEGYVQGNKEGHGFLLRQNDDDIFLSSRQMQNVMDGDKIKARLSGRSVKGRLDGVVVEVLERKHIQMVGRYYLEKNGQESGTAFVTPENPRIAQDIQITTDSGLTPKHGQYVLAEIVSYAERGKPAQGLVKKILGDFMAPGVEIEVAMHRYEIPHEWPAAVEKQAKSFTEEVSEEDKAHRVDLRETPFVTIDGEDARDFDDAVYCEKTAGGWKLFVAIADVSHYVKKDSALDEEAIVRGNSVYFPGKVIPMLPEVLSNGLCSLNPDVDRLAMVAEISLTTKGKMRGFKFYEGLIRSHARLTYSKVAKMIAAEPEEQGMELRERYASIVSHIDDLNGLYHTLKGARDERGAMEFDTIETRMVFDENSKIEHIIPVERNDAHKLIEECMLCANVATAELLIKADLPALFRVHEGPKEDRLLTLRTYLGLLGLELMGGLKPTPDDYAKLAEQLKGRADSRSIQTMMLRSMSQAVYQADNLGHFGLNYEAYTHFTSPIRRYPDLLVHRAIRYLIRGEGRPDVRQAHRVAGSLELKERKIYGYDHADMDGFGDSCSVTERRADEATRDVEAWLKCQYVEQHLGEPFVGIVTAVTSFGLFVELQGLFVDGLVHISGLGQDYFVHDMEHQAIIGERTGRVFRLGDTLKVTVASVNLEQRKIDLSLDDAGASPSRPRKKVERNDSTELEMQLAQLPPIELGGRPKPKAAKKADVKGEKTTKDAKEPDGKAKKKRRPPVSKGKRIRQKKSASAAAAASGKPASAAAKKPKKPKKPKKNNAKPKAKD, translated from the coding sequence ATGCAGCGCGAAGCGTCTAAGTACGACAACCCGGTACCAAGCCGTGAATTCATTCTAGAGTTTCTTGCAACCCAAAATAAAAGCATGGGTCACTTTGACTTATGTGCTGCATTTTCGCTGACTGGCGAAGATGAAATAGAAGCCCTCCGTCGTCGCCTCATTGCTATGTGTCGAGACAGCCAGCTAACCAGTAACCAAAATGATGAATACACGCCGATTTTGGAAAGTGACCTAATAGAAGGTTATGTTCAAGGCAATAAAGAAGGTCATGGTTTCTTGTTACGTCAAAACGATGACGATATTTTCCTATCTTCTCGTCAAATGCAGAACGTGATGGATGGCGATAAAATAAAAGCACGTCTTTCTGGTCGCAGTGTTAAAGGCCGTTTAGACGGTGTTGTCGTTGAAGTGCTAGAACGTAAGCATATCCAAATGGTTGGTCGCTATTACCTAGAAAAAAATGGTCAAGAAAGCGGCACCGCATTTGTAACACCAGAGAATCCTCGTATTGCGCAAGATATTCAAATCACCACAGATTCTGGTTTAACACCAAAACACGGCCAGTATGTTTTGGCTGAAATTGTGTCTTATGCGGAACGTGGCAAACCAGCACAAGGTCTTGTTAAGAAAATTCTTGGTGACTTTATGGCACCGGGTGTTGAAATTGAAGTGGCGATGCATCGTTACGAGATTCCTCACGAATGGCCGGCGGCGGTTGAGAAGCAAGCCAAAAGTTTTACCGAAGAAGTATCAGAAGAAGACAAAGCACATCGAGTGGATCTTCGTGAGACACCCTTTGTGACGATTGATGGCGAAGACGCGCGCGACTTTGATGATGCCGTATATTGTGAGAAAACCGCTGGTGGATGGAAGTTGTTTGTCGCCATTGCCGATGTTTCCCATTATGTGAAAAAAGACTCCGCATTGGATGAAGAGGCCATTGTTCGTGGTAACTCTGTTTACTTCCCAGGTAAAGTGATTCCGATGTTGCCGGAAGTCTTGTCGAACGGTTTGTGTTCCTTGAATCCAGACGTTGATCGTTTGGCGATGGTGGCAGAAATCTCGTTGACCACGAAAGGCAAGATGCGTGGCTTTAAGTTCTACGAGGGTTTGATTCGTTCTCATGCTCGCTTGACCTATTCTAAGGTCGCGAAAATGATTGCTGCGGAGCCAGAAGAGCAAGGAATGGAGTTACGCGAGCGTTACGCTTCTATTGTTTCTCATATTGATGACTTGAACGGTCTGTATCACACATTAAAAGGCGCCCGTGATGAACGTGGTGCAATGGAGTTTGATACCATTGAAACCCGTATGGTGTTCGATGAAAACTCCAAGATAGAGCATATTATTCCCGTTGAGCGTAACGATGCTCATAAATTGATTGAAGAGTGTATGTTGTGCGCCAACGTGGCGACGGCAGAGTTATTGATTAAGGCGGACTTGCCGGCTTTGTTCCGTGTGCATGAAGGTCCAAAAGAAGATCGTTTGTTAACGCTGCGAACTTACTTAGGTTTGCTAGGATTGGAGCTGATGGGTGGTTTGAAACCAACCCCAGACGATTACGCAAAACTGGCAGAACAGTTAAAAGGTCGTGCGGATTCTCGTAGCATTCAAACCATGATGTTGCGTTCTATGTCCCAAGCGGTTTATCAAGCAGATAACTTAGGCCACTTTGGTTTGAATTACGAAGCCTACACTCACTTTACGTCGCCTATTCGTCGCTATCCGGATCTGTTAGTGCATCGTGCGATTCGTTATTTGATTCGTGGTGAAGGCCGCCCAGATGTGCGTCAGGCGCATCGTGTAGCGGGCAGTCTTGAGCTTAAAGAGCGTAAAATTTACGGTTACGATCATGCGGATATGGATGGCTTTGGCGATTCTTGTTCTGTGACAGAGCGCCGTGCCGATGAGGCAACGCGTGACGTAGAGGCTTGGTTGAAATGTCAGTACGTTGAGCAACATCTTGGCGAACCTTTTGTTGGAATTGTGACCGCGGTGACCTCGTTTGGTTTGTTCGTTGAGCTACAAGGTTTATTTGTCGATGGCTTGGTGCATATTTCAGGGCTTGGGCAAGATTACTTTGTTCACGATATGGAGCATCAAGCGATTATTGGCGAGCGTACAGGTCGTGTATTCCGTTTAGGCGATACATTGAAAGTCACTGTGGCCAGTGTGAATCTTGAGCAGCGTAAGATCGATTTAAGCTTGGATGATGCGGGCGCATCGCCATCGCGTCCTCGTAAAAAGGTAGAGCGCAACGACAGTACCGAGCTGGAAATGCAATTGGCTCAGTTGCCTCCGATTGAATTGGGTGGACGACCTAAACCTAAAGCGGCTAAAAAAGCAGACGTTAAAGGTGAGAAAACCACTAAAGACGCTAAAGAGCCAGATGGCAAAGCCAAGAAAAAGCGCCGTCCTCCTGTTTCTAAGGGCAAGCGTATTAGACAGAAGAAATCGGCGTCGGCAGCCGCTGCAGCAAGTGGTAAACCGGCCAGCGCGGCGGCCAAAAAGCCTAAAAAACCGAAGAAGCCAAAAAAGAACAATGCCAAGCCAAAAGCGAAAGATTGA
- the rlmB gene encoding 23S rRNA (guanosine(2251)-2'-O)-methyltransferase RlmB yields the protein MSDLEWIFGIHAVENALTQQPERVKEVRFQEGRDDKKNQRLVQLCKTSKVNYSVVPRKELDQLFTKNKDRVVHQGVVAYTTMTKAGNEADLHTLVAGLDETPLIIILDGVTDPHNLGACLRSADAAGAHAVVMPKDNSAPLNATVSKVACGAAESMPVYAVTNLARTMKKLQDQGVWIFGTAGEATQTIYEQDLSIPTAIVMGAEGDGMRRLTREQCDYLVKLPMAGVVSSLNVSVATGICLFEAVRQRAVKAKG from the coding sequence ATGTCAGATTTAGAATGGATATTCGGCATTCATGCCGTGGAAAACGCGTTGACCCAACAGCCAGAGCGCGTGAAAGAAGTGCGCTTTCAAGAGGGTCGTGACGATAAGAAAAATCAGCGATTGGTACAGCTTTGTAAAACCAGCAAAGTGAACTACAGCGTGGTGCCTCGTAAAGAGTTAGACCAGTTGTTCACTAAGAACAAAGACCGTGTTGTGCACCAAGGTGTTGTGGCTTATACCACGATGACGAAAGCGGGTAACGAAGCTGACTTACATACCCTTGTTGCTGGTTTGGATGAAACACCGCTGATTATCATTTTGGACGGTGTGACCGATCCGCATAACTTAGGCGCTTGTTTACGAAGTGCGGATGCGGCGGGTGCTCATGCAGTAGTGATGCCAAAAGACAACTCAGCACCATTAAATGCCACGGTAAGCAAAGTAGCCTGTGGTGCAGCGGAAAGCATGCCTGTTTATGCGGTTACCAATCTTGCTCGTACGATGAAAAAGTTACAAGACCAAGGTGTTTGGATCTTTGGTACGGCAGGTGAAGCGACACAAACGATTTACGAGCAAGACTTGTCCATTCCTACCGCGATTGTGATGGGTGCGGAAGGCGACGGCATGCGTCGCTTAACTCGCGAGCAATGCGATTATTTGGTGAAATTGCCAATGGCTGGTGTGGTTTCTAGTTTGAATGTGTCGGTAGCGACTGGCATTTGCTTGTTCGAAGCCGTACGTCAGCGTGCTGTCAAAGCAAAAGGGTAA
- the cobT gene encoding nicotinate-nucleotide--dimethylbenzimidazole phosphoribosyltransferase, with protein sequence MFKQFTIQAPLPAIEAELQQKIDGKTKPLGALGELENIAFQLGRIQQTSTPNVSNAKMVVFAADHGVVAQGISLFPQEVTPQMVMNFLMGGAAVSVFCEQHHVPLRVVDVGVNAALDEHPLLGNRKVAFASKDFSQEAAMSAEQVAQSIQAGVDEADFAIDDGVNLLMFGEMGIGNTCVSSCMMTALIGVSATDSAGRGTGLDSAGVSHKVQIIEQSLRRAEHATGQVMSEWSAQTLAEQVGGFEILAMAGAMLQSAQRQTAFVVDGFICSVALLFAQKVVPNVREYAIFAHQSNEKAHKMLLSHLSAEPILSLDLRLGEGSGAILAYPLIKSACVFLKNMASFESAGVSDSK encoded by the coding sequence GTGTTTAAGCAGTTTACTATTCAAGCGCCATTACCTGCGATTGAAGCCGAATTACAGCAGAAAATTGATGGCAAAACCAAACCCTTAGGGGCGTTGGGTGAATTGGAAAATATCGCTTTTCAGCTGGGTCGTATTCAGCAAACGTCCACACCTAATGTGTCGAACGCTAAGATGGTCGTTTTTGCGGCAGATCATGGCGTGGTGGCTCAAGGTATTAGTTTGTTTCCTCAAGAAGTCACACCGCAAATGGTGATGAATTTCTTGATGGGCGGTGCGGCGGTCAGTGTGTTTTGTGAACAGCACCATGTGCCTTTACGAGTGGTAGATGTAGGCGTGAATGCGGCGCTTGATGAACATCCATTATTGGGTAATCGCAAGGTCGCGTTTGCTTCCAAAGATTTCAGCCAAGAGGCGGCCATGTCTGCTGAGCAGGTTGCACAATCGATACAAGCTGGTGTCGACGAAGCGGATTTTGCTATTGATGATGGTGTGAATTTGTTGATGTTTGGTGAGATGGGCATAGGTAATACCTGTGTCTCTTCTTGCATGATGACGGCGTTAATTGGCGTTAGCGCGACGGACAGTGCTGGACGTGGAACCGGATTGGATTCTGCTGGTGTGTCTCATAAAGTGCAGATAATCGAGCAGTCATTGCGTCGTGCAGAACACGCAACGGGTCAAGTAATGTCTGAATGGAGTGCACAGACGTTAGCAGAACAAGTGGGTGGTTTTGAAATTTTGGCGATGGCTGGCGCTATGTTGCAATCAGCACAACGTCAGACCGCGTTTGTTGTTGATGGTTTTATTTGCTCTGTTGCTTTGTTGTTTGCCCAAAAAGTAGTACCTAATGTGCGCGAATACGCCATTTTTGCTCATCAGTCGAATGAGAAAGCACACAAAATGTTGTTGAGTCATTTAAGCGCGGAACCCATTTTGTCCTTGGATTTACGCTTAGGGGAAGGTTCTGGTGCAATTTTAGCGTATCCCCTTATTAAGAGTGCCTGTGTTTTTCTGAAAAACATGGCGAGCTTTGAAAGTGCAGGCGTTAGCGATTCTAAATAA
- a CDS encoding adenosylcobinamide-GDP ribazoletransferase — MSPYWQGFKRSLVTYTRIPLKVDWSDDIKHTPAVCFLPWIGVVVALLSAWPLWFDWSSSLQALLMLLTSVLLTGGFHEDGLMDSCDGLVGGWDKEQRLSIMKDSRIGSYAALSIWFSLSLKWLLLSELLAIIPASFLGFIYTLAAWCAVHVMARAIPLVLMNSLDYVTVEQSKASSMIATLTSSQWGIALAPCLLFGLLAFNVFDLIITLMLAAGLVFLLRVYLRKKIEGFNGDTLGAGEQIGEIFIILCLLVSYS, encoded by the coding sequence ATGAGTCCTTATTGGCAAGGCTTTAAACGCAGCCTTGTTACCTATACACGAATTCCATTAAAAGTGGATTGGAGCGATGACATAAAGCACACCCCAGCGGTGTGCTTTTTACCATGGATTGGCGTGGTTGTTGCCTTATTGAGCGCTTGGCCGTTGTGGTTTGATTGGTCTTCGTCTTTGCAAGCACTACTGATGTTATTGACATCGGTATTGTTGACCGGTGGGTTTCATGAAGATGGTCTGATGGACAGTTGTGATGGTTTGGTTGGTGGCTGGGACAAAGAGCAGCGTTTGTCGATCATGAAAGATTCACGTATCGGCAGTTATGCGGCCTTGTCTATTTGGTTTTCTCTGTCGCTAAAGTGGCTGCTGCTTAGTGAGCTTTTGGCTATTATCCCCGCGTCTTTTTTAGGCTTTATTTATACCTTGGCTGCTTGGTGCGCTGTGCATGTGATGGCCAGAGCGATACCGCTTGTGCTGATGAACAGTTTAGATTATGTGACTGTGGAGCAAAGTAAAGCGTCCAGTATGATTGCAACATTGACCTCGAGTCAGTGGGGCATCGCATTGGCACCTTGTCTACTTTTTGGTTTGTTGGCGTTTAATGTCTTTGACTTAATCATCACCCTGATGCTTGCCGCTGGTTTAGTCTTTTTGTTGCGTGTTTATTTGCGTAAGAAAATAGAGGGGTTCAATGGCGATACCTTAGGGGCGGGTGAGCAAATTGGTGAGATTTTTATCATCTTATGTTTGCTGGTGTCTTATTCGTGA
- a CDS encoding histidine phosphatase family protein — translation MKLYLIRHPRPDVKKGLCYGDMDVPLAEGWEAGAQALKKALSIEFDMLSSMSYHSPLSRASKLANFITDGCSQSVDALKELDFGDWEGLCWQDIPKTEIDSWAENIVHAAPYNGESLQVVADRVWQWWLSVKDTSAEHVVVTAHSGVIKVFVSLLCQWPLAQCHRIDVGFSSLTEFSVQGDFVVLKRLGAGDWVSA, via the coding sequence GTGAAGTTGTATCTGATACGCCATCCGCGGCCGGATGTGAAAAAAGGTTTGTGCTATGGCGATATGGATGTGCCTCTTGCTGAAGGTTGGGAAGCTGGAGCGCAGGCGTTAAAAAAGGCCTTGTCGATCGAGTTTGATATGCTCTCAAGTATGAGTTACCACAGTCCATTAAGTCGCGCGTCTAAACTGGCCAATTTTATTACGGATGGCTGTTCGCAGTCGGTTGATGCATTAAAAGAATTGGATTTTGGCGATTGGGAAGGTTTATGTTGGCAAGATATTCCAAAGACTGAAATTGATAGTTGGGCGGAGAATATAGTTCATGCTGCGCCGTATAACGGCGAATCGTTACAAGTTGTAGCGGATCGTGTTTGGCAATGGTGGTTGTCGGTCAAAGATACGTCGGCCGAGCACGTCGTTGTGACAGCGCATTCAGGTGTTATAAAAGTGTTTGTTAGTTTGCTTTGCCAATGGCCTTTGGCGCAATGTCACCGTATTGACGTCGGATTTAGTAGTTTGACTGAATTTTCAGTCCAAGGCGACTTTGTGGTATTAAAGCGTTTGGGTGCTGGCGACTGGGTTTCTGCTTAA
- a CDS encoding trimeric intracellular cation channel family protein: protein MLLYFLGMFGIAAFAITGVISSGKKDMDLFSVVFLGMVTSLGGGTIRDTVLSVEAVYWVKDTSYLWVAFLSSALAFFIVRFIDDKKAVFHYADSFGLALFTVVATEKVLNLGFPPTIAITMGIITGVAGGIIRDVLSHRPPLVLGREFYATPAFLGALLLVLLEKNIPAHEFNSIYAVALVFILRVFAIHKDLYYPSWLLYKKR from the coding sequence ATGCTACTATATTTTTTGGGTATGTTTGGGATTGCTGCGTTTGCAATTACCGGGGTTATTTCCTCCGGTAAAAAAGACATGGATCTTTTTAGCGTGGTGTTTCTGGGGATGGTGACGTCTCTTGGCGGCGGCACGATACGAGACACCGTGTTATCGGTTGAAGCTGTGTATTGGGTCAAAGATACATCGTATCTGTGGGTGGCTTTTTTGTCTTCTGCTCTTGCTTTTTTTATCGTTCGATTTATTGATGACAAGAAAGCTGTTTTTCATTATGCCGACTCGTTTGGTTTAGCCTTGTTTACTGTGGTAGCGACGGAAAAAGTGTTGAATCTCGGTTTTCCGCCAACCATTGCTATTACTATGGGGATTATTACCGGTGTGGCGGGTGGCATTATTCGCGATGTATTAAGCCACCGTCCGCCTTTAGTATTAGGTCGAGAATTCTATGCAACGCCGGCTTTTTTAGGGGCGTTGTTGTTAGTGCTACTTGAAAAAAATATACCTGCACATGAGTTTAACTCGATTTACGCTGTGGCTTTAGTCTTTATACTAAGGGTGTTTGCGATACATAAAGACTTATATTACCCAAGCTGGTTACTCTACAAAAAGAGATAG
- the cobO gene encoding cob(I)yrinic acid a,c-diamide adenosyltransferase gives MTEQSNTKQTEQDNVDKNEARLLKKKAVVDQRIAAATEERGVTILLTGNGKGKSSSAFGTMARALGHGQKSAVIQFIKGRKATGEQLFFGSHPLVDFHVMGHGFTWETRNPELEKEAAEQAWALAKGVLSDSSVHFVLLDEITYMYKYGYLNEADLIAALAARPAHQNVMMTGRTAPRALLDSVDTHSKIANERHAFANGVKAQVGIEW, from the coding sequence ATGACGGAACAATCGAACACTAAGCAGACTGAACAAGATAATGTAGACAAAAATGAAGCGCGTTTATTAAAAAAGAAAGCCGTTGTTGATCAGCGTATTGCGGCCGCAACAGAAGAGCGTGGCGTGACTATTTTGCTTACTGGAAATGGTAAAGGTAAGAGCTCTAGTGCATTTGGCACCATGGCGCGTGCTTTGGGTCATGGTCAAAAAAGCGCGGTCATTCAGTTTATCAAAGGTCGCAAAGCCACGGGTGAGCAATTATTTTTTGGTTCGCATCCGTTAGTCGACTTTCATGTTATGGGGCATGGTTTTACGTGGGAAACACGTAACCCTGAGTTGGAAAAAGAAGCCGCAGAGCAAGCTTGGGCATTGGCAAAGGGCGTATTGTCAGATTCAAGCGTGCATTTTGTCTTGTTGGATGAAATCACTTATATGTATAAATATGGCTATCTTAATGAAGCCGATTTGATTGCTGCGCTTGCTGCTCGTCCAGCACATCAAAATGTGATGATGACGGGTCGCACAGCGCCAAGGGCGTTATTAGACAGCGTCGATACGCACAGTAAAATAGCAAATGAGCGTCATGCCTTTGCAAATGGTGTCAAAGCGCAAGTGGGCATTGAATGGTAG